One stretch of Bombina bombina isolate aBomBom1 chromosome 7, aBomBom1.pri, whole genome shotgun sequence DNA includes these proteins:
- the LOC128665928 gene encoding uncharacterized protein LOC128665928 gives MWSLRGMIATNLFVFVWVLLQKLPICDCNELSITNLTRSRRWSSSSIIRGWTGLWSSQDLHKDCLGKLTFNVGGKIEIFAEKHQDNLIGFWRVNQGNKVEWECKWVAWGKWTVGLVGEGVSVSTTFTNPIHTINGDNYNITKVIFEQQIGEGINWRVTAANFGGGIEVYLKIDQIKETTTFAPLIYSTLITTPKMKHYDNTPMCKGKSVVSSGPFQTSTIKPTPVLRDATFQFITWKIKIIDWLVSTHYQNCSRITATMEKALVKWAEGTRRRTRRDIMDTVLGGVGTGLGVVNSIDISSLTATLQSQGMLNAKGIHTQQMINTLVETLTQTVIQVQGPAIQHTEEILIGVISRLREVSWDFVCISMQTELSTDFKLIAQAMENNHTPLGGWEQSVVNSFASKHRELWLNSWLGCRENICRATSLVPTSGTYQNVYHLFSLGTPVTESHVLHHELEFPNFIWNGSHMEQVDMSGCIRFPSKILCLPNQARIIFDSCWHNHSYCNGFVEKVNPQDMIFPLGQGKVCFVALKPKDEVHVWFDRCNSREQITPGIYCITGYPVRISSLQFNFTVPQLLTYNATLGAPLITPILVDDAPWQKWVTLLQKDSVLLEHLKNFGERVHVNFYHQEQELQRIEHTFTEMSSATWWQKLANSFSKQSSWGSALGNLFIHPFIIILFISILCIIIQICMCCYLKSLIARVYHLYYGMRMEASLVH, from the coding sequence atgtggagcctgagaggaatgatcgccacaaacctatttgtatttgtgtgggtgttattgcaaaaacttCCAATCTGTGACTGTAATGAACTTTCAATCACAAACCTCACAAGGAGTCGTAGATGGAGCTCAAGCAGCATCATCAGAGGATGGACAGGCTTATGGAGCTCTCAAGACCTTCACAAAGATTGTTtgggaaaattgacttttaatgtgggtgggaaaattgaaatatttgcagaaaaacatcaagacaatttaattggtttttggagggtcaatcagggtaataaagttgaatgggaatgtaagtgggtggcttggggaaaatggactgtaggtctggtgggagaaggtgtttctgtgtctacaacatttacaaatcctattcacactataaatggcgataactataatataaccaaggttatatttgaacaacaaattggagaagggattaattggagGGTTACAGCTGccaactttggtggagggattgaagtatacttaaaaatagatcAAATAAAGGAAACAACCACGTTTGCgcctttgatctattctactttaatcactacaccaaagatgaaacattatgacaatactccaatgtgtaaggggaaaagtgttgtttctagtggtccatttcaaacaagtacaatcaagccaactccagtattgagggatgccacattccaatttatcacgtggaagattaaaataatagattggctagtttccacacattaccaaaattgttccagaattactgccactatggaaaaagcattagttaagtgggcagaaggtactaggagaaggactaggagggatatcatggatacagttttgggaggtgtgggaacagggctaggtgtggtaaattccattgacatatccagcctaacagcaaccttacagtctcaggggatgttaaatgcaaaagggattcatacgcaacaaatgataaacaccctggtagagacactgacacagacagtcattcaggttcagggtcctgccattcaacatacagaggaaatactgataggagtaattagtaggttaagggaagtatcctgggattttgtgtgtatttccatgcaaacagaattatcaactgactttaaattaatagcacaggctatggaaaataaccatacacctttgggagggtgggagcagtctgttgttaacagttttgcatcaaaacacagagaattatggttaaacagttggttgggatgcagggaaaatatatgcagggctacttcacttgtgcccactagtggtacctatcagaatgtttatcatttgttttcactaggaacacctgtcacagaatctcatgttttacatcatgagttagagttcccaaattttatatggaatggttcccatatggaacaggtagacatgtctggctgcataaggtttccttctaaaattttatgtctacccaaccaggcaagaataatttttgattcctgctggcataatcactcatattgcaatggttttgtggagaaagttaatccccaagatatgatttttcccttaggacaaggaaaggtgtgttttgttgcattgaagcctaaagatgaagtgcatgtatggtttgacaggtgtaattcaagggaacaaatcacaccagggatttattgtattactgggtaccctgtgaggataagttcactacagtttaacttcactgtcccacagttactcacatataacgctaccttgggggctccactcataaccccaatattagtagatgatgcaccttggcaaaaatgggtaaccttattgcaaaaagactctgtgttactagaacatcttaaaaattttggggaacgtgttcatgtaaatttctaccatcaggaacaagaactacaaaggattgaacatacttTTACGGAGATGTCAAGTGCAacctggtggcagaaattagcaaattccttttcgaaacagtcatcatggggttctgcattgggaaatctgtttatacatccatttataatcatattatttatttctatattatgtataattattcaaatttgtatgtgttgttatttaaaatcattaattgcacgtgtatatcacttatattatggtatgcgaatggaagcgtctttagtacactaa